In Danio rerio strain Tuebingen ecotype United States chromosome 9, GRCz12tu, whole genome shotgun sequence, the genomic window TCATTACTTTTTCTttggcttcgtccctttattcatcagaggtcgccacagcagaatgaaccagcaacttatccagcatatgttttacacagcagatggccttccagctgcatcataatactgggaaacatctatacacactcattcactcacatacactacgggcaatttagtttgataattccttacatttatatagcgcttttctgggcactcaaagttcTTTACACAAtgggaggaatctcctcatccaccactagtgtgcagcatccacctggatgatgtgacggcagccattttgcgccagaccacacaccagctgattggtggagaggagacagtgataaagccaattggaatatggggatgtttaggagggcatgatggacagaagccagtgggcagatttggccaggatgccagggtgaaacccctactctttttcgaaggacatcctgggatttttaacaaccacagagagtcaggaccttgttttaacgtctcatccgaaagactgagcagtatagcatccccgtcactatactggggcaataggacccacacagaccgcaggttgggtgccccctgctggcctcacttacaccactttcgacagcaacctagctttcccatgtggtctcccatccaggttctgaccaggcgcagccctgcttagcttcagtgggtgaccatgtgagagttgcagagagctagctgccagctaaagtttattcaaatcacctataccgcatgtgtttagactgtgggggaaaatgcAGCACCTAGAAGAAATTaatgccaacactgggagaacatgcaaactccacacagaaatgccaactgaccctgctgtgacccagcgaccttcttgatgtgaggcgacagtgctgtgcaggggcggactgggactaaaaatcagccctggcattgtagccacaccagcccacattaccacaccgacacagcacCACCCAaggacacacacattcactacttatattggtgtacagatggtaaaattatataagcagtacctatttaagagatatttaaacatttaatgtatgtgactgaaacaaaaacaacccattcaTATATGCAATcatctcattcattttcttttcggcttagtccctttattaatctgggtatcgccaacttatcctgcatatgttttatacagggGATGTcctcaaagctgcaacccattaatgGGTTACCCAATTCCCTATTGGCCTAccgaattcacctatagcatgtgacttgtgaaggaaaccagaaggaaactcacgcgaacatgcaaactccacacagaaacaccaactgacccagatgaggctcaaaccagcgactttcttgctgtgaggcgacagcactacctactgtgccactgcactGCCCCATTTCGAGActagttcagttaattttatgtatttggcaatgtctgacttgactgcctttctctttttatggtccatctctgtcaattagcttgtgttgcacttactgtttgtttgacattcttgccaaattttgattatgtctgcgtaacctcagattgggtcggcccatctcgaaaccagccggttaTTGCTGATTGACCAATGCTTAACATGtactattattcttactattatcaccatcatcatcatattattcaCATCTCgcacgagataaaagctgcctacatttaaaaaacaatacatatgaaaaaataaaaaaattaaaaaatagctgaccggcccacatttaaaaaatggtccggcccttctggcatttgccagaattgccagatggccagtccacccctgGTGCTGTGTCGTTCTTTTTGGACGAATAATTCCTTTAAAATAATTAAGGAGATCATGAATAAAAGCATAACTATAAACGTAAAAAGTAAACTTTGTTACAAATGCTTATTCATGTCTTTAGGTAAATGTCAACTTGTCATTTTTAGACAACAGGTATCTAATTGCTTTAGCGGTGCATTTTATAGGTGGAACacttttaaataagatgaaaaataCAAACGGCTGCACAAGCatcatacacacacttacattcaTAATCTCACCGTTATAAATACACCCTGATTATTTATTTACCATATAAACAAGACAAGTCAAAACCCAGATTTATAATCTCTCTCTGTAAGAAAAAGTGCACGCTTTATAAACGGGGTTCTGGTTTTAAAAGTTACCCAACTGTCGGTGAGAAAAGAAAGGATATTCATGGTCTGACCACTTCCTTTATTTGACATAATCGCCTCCCAGCGGTAGACTACTACTAAATGCATTCGTACTAAATGCACGAAGCGAAAGCGAAACCGGAAGCTTTTTCTTTTGCGTGCAAGCTGTTGTAGAAAATGGAGAACATCGTGACCAACAAACCTAATCTCATCAAATGGCTTAGTTTGGATGCGACTCATTTATTGCAGCATGTTCAGTCAAAAGGGATAATAAAAACTGAGGAGTACAACGATCTGATGTCCCTGAGTTCTTCTAGGATAATAGTTATCCACCTTTTGGATTTACTCATTGGAAAGGGTGAAAGTACGTGTCGGTCATTTCTGGAGTTACTAAAAGAAGATGATGTAAATGAAAGTTTTCCTAAGCTGAGAGAGTGGATCATAACAGTGGACACTTCGGGTAAGTTGCAAATGC contains:
- the si:dkey-10c21.1 gene encoding uncharacterized protein si:dkey-10c21.1 isoform X2; amino-acid sequence: MENIVTNKPNLIKWLSLDATHLLQHVQSKGIIKTEEYNDLMSLSSSRIIVIHLLDLLIGKGESTCRSFLELLKEDDVNESFPKLREWIITVDTSVTADMNGSPSLKASGTQITCNISASKGSHVYAPTIAGSSTGPVVINTTTTTRGGSDCKCNYKPER